In Zingiber officinale cultivar Zhangliang chromosome 11B, Zo_v1.1, whole genome shotgun sequence, a single window of DNA contains:
- the LOC122033521 gene encoding copper methylamine oxidase-like: MATTEEKAAPCCSPRLLPIEPGAAAAASKRGWIAEDGAKRSATVAVGATTAMTSLIDPVEDIQDPSAAKASAKGIPMMMRSQSSHPLDPLSAAEISVAVATVRAAGATPEVRDGMRFVEVVLLEPEKSIVALADAYFFPPFQPSLLPRTKGAPVIPSKLPPKRARLIVYNKKSNETSIWVVELSEVHAATRGGHHRGRVISSEVVPDVQPPMDAIEYAECEAAVKSYPPFIEAMRKRGVDDMDLVMVDAWCVGYHIDADAPSRRLAKPLIFCRTESDCPMENGYARPVEGIYILVDIQNNVIIEFEDRKLVPLPPADPLRNYTAGDTRGGVDRSDVKPLQIIQPEGPSFRINGYFVEWQKWSFRIGFTPREGLVIHSLAYIDGSRGRRPVAHRLSFVEMVVPYGDPNEPHYRKNAFDAGEDGLGKNAHSLKRGCDCLGYIKYFDAHFTNYTGGVETIENCVCLHEEDHGILWKHQDWRTGLAEVRRSRRLTISFICTVANYEYGFFWYLYQDGKIEAEVKLTGILSLGALQPGQSRKYGTTIAPGLYAPVHQHFFVARMDMAVDCKPTEAFNQVIEVNVKVEEPGKNNIHNNAFYAEEKLLKSELEAMRDCDPLSARHWIVRNTRTVNRTGQPTGYKLVPGLNCLPLAGPEAKFLRRAGFLKHNLWVTPYNRDEMFPGGEFPNQNPRLNEGLATWAKKNRSLEETNIVLWYVFGITHIPRLEDWPVMPVERIGFMLMPHGFFNCSPAVDVPPSVSEIDKDGGSPKLISSTGLLAKL; this comes from the exons ATGGCCACAACTGAGGAAAAAGCGGCGCCTTGCTGCTCCCCGCGCCTCCTCCCTATCGAACCCGGCGCTGCGGCTGCTGCCTCCAAGAGGGGTTGGATCGCGGAGGATGGAGCCAAGAGATCAGCTACAGTAGCAGTGGGCGCCACGACGGCCATGACCTCGCTCATCGACCCTGTCGAGGATATTCAGGATCCGTCTGCTGCTAAGGCATCTGCTAAGG GGATACCCATGATGATGAGGTCTCAGTCAAGCCACCCTCTTGATCCATTATCTGCTGCTGAAATCTCTGTTGCAGTAGCAACTGTTAGGGCTGCCGGTGCAACCCCTGAG GTCAGGGATGGTATGAGGTTTGTTGAAGTCGTTCTGTTGGAGCCTGAGAAAAGTATTGTGGCATTAGCTGATGCCTACTTTTTCCCCCCTTTCCAACCATCTCTGCTTCCCAGAACAAAAGGTGCTCCTGTCATCCCAAGCAAACTTCCTCCTAAGAGGGCTCGGCTTATTGTCTATAACAAAAAGTCAAATGAAACCAGCATCTGGGTTGTTGAACTATCTGAAGTACATGCTGCTACTCGTGGTGGCCATCATAGAGGAAGAGTCATCTCGTCTGAAGTTGTTCCTGATGTACAACCTCCCATG GATGCTATAGAATATGCGGAGTGTGAAGCTGCTGTTAAGAGCTATCCTCCATTCATTGAGGCTATGAGAAAGAGAGGAGTAGATGATATGGATCTTGTAATGGTTGATGCATG GTGTGTTGGTTATCATATTGATGCTGATGCTCCTAGCCGCAGACTTGCAAAACCGCTAATTTTTTGCCGAACTGAGAGTGATTGCCCCATGGAGAATGGTTATGCACGTCCTGTTGAAGGCATTTATATTCTTGTTGACATTCAAAACAATGTGATAATCGAGTTTGAAGATAGAAAACTGGTCCCTCTACCTCCAGCAGATCCATTGAGAAACTATACAGCTGGAGATACTCGTGGTGGTGTTGATAGAAGTGATGTGAAACCTCTGCAAATTATTCAGCCCGAGGGCCCAAGCTTCCGCATAAATGGTTATTTTGTGGAATGGCAAAAG TGGAGCTTCCGGATTGGTTTCACCCCAAGGGAGGGCTTAGTAATACACTCTTTAGCATACATTGATGGCAGTCGTGGTAGGAGACCCGTCGCACATAGATTGAGTTTTGTTGAGATGGTAGTTCCATATGGAGATCCGAATGAGCCACATTACCGCAAGAATGCATTTGATGCTGGTGAAGATGGTCTTGGGAAAAATGCTCACTCTCTTAAAAGG GGTTGTGACTGCCTGGGTTACATCAAATATTTTGATGCTCATTTTACTAACTATACTGGCGGTGTAGAGACCATCGAAAACTGTGTCTGTTTGCATGAGGAGGACCATGGAATCTTATGGAAACATCAAGATTGGCGAACAGGTTTAGCGGAAGTTAGGCGATCAAGGAGGTTAACTATTTCTTTCATATGTACTGTTGCTAACTATGAATATGGCTTTTTCTGGTACCTCTATCAG GATGGTAAAATTGAAGCTGAAGTAAAATTGACTGGAATATTAAGCTTGGGTGCTTTGCAACCTGGTCAGTCTAGAAAATATGGGACAACCATTGCCCCAGGGTTGTATGCACCAGTTCATCAACATTTCTTTGTTGCTCGTATGGACATGGCTGTTGATTGTAAACCTACTGAAGCATTTAATcag GTGATTGAGGTGAACGTTAAAGTTGAAGAGCCGGGTAAAAATAACATTCATAACAATGCTTTTTATGCTGAAGAAAAGCTTCTCAAATCAGAATTGGAGGCTATGAGGGATTGTGATCCTTTGTCTGCACGCCACTGGATT GTAAGGAACACACGAACTGTAAATCGAACAGGCCAACCTACAGGCTATAAGCTTGTGCCTGGGCTGAATTGCCTCCCATTAGCTGGTCCAGAAGCAAAATTTTTGAGAAGAGCAGGCTTCTTAAAACACAATCTATGGGTCACACCTTATAATCGTGATGAAATGTTTCCTGGAGGAGAGTTTCCCAATCAAAATCCCCGCTTAAATGAGGGGTTGGCAACATGGGCTAAAAAGAATAGGTCCCTTGAGGAAACCAACATTGTCTTATG GTATGTGTTT